caaatgaCAAACAGACTGGCCAAGGACTCTGGCTTCGGACATTTTTCGCAATTCTTTTATCGACAACAAGGacgaattttgtttcattaacagttttttcagttttattcttttgcataaatttttgttaaatgcAACATTGATGCAAtatacaaattttatttctctacAAAGTGTcgcgtttcttatttttatcatgatggaagacaaaaaaaaaatttatccttcGGGTTTGGACTATCGTTTAAGCCCAAAAATGATCTCATATATTATCGGTTCCTATAAAGCCCATAGAAAACAGACATCGCACAATAAGCGATAGCGGCAAAGAATCAATTCgcacataaaataaaataaataaaaataaatggcgtagcaacatttatttcgaaaaaatgaagTGTTTTATTGCGATCGAATGATCAAACTTTTCTACATGGCAGATCGGCGCTGCGTTATTAAAGGGAGCATCACGTGATCACTCCTCGATTCTCAAGTGACTGTCACGTGATCGACGCTCAAAAAGTAAACATCAACATGCCATTATTATTCTTCCCAAATCTTATTTTCAAGGCGAaacaatttaaagaaaattcagCGAAAGACCTGTCAATAACTACGCTTCGAATAGTGTCGACACCCAAATAAATTTTCCTAAAAGTAGctggaataaaaatgttgaaagttGGAAAGTCCCTCCCATAAAGAGAGTTCGATAGCAGCTTAAAATCAGATAACACTCTATTATATCCCATATGCGCAGATAATCCACTGAAATCTAAAAGGCCATAAAAAGCTTTGCGTCTTTTTATTCGTTTGGATTACAAGAACGACGAAACTCGCAAGCCATATGCTAATGAACGCCTGACTTTCGCGCCACCAGTCGTAAAGTGAAAATTCCAACTTCTTTTATATTCCAAACGGTTTCTTTTATGTTGAAAAAGATGGCGATAAAAAGAACCCTTTTAGTGGAATTTCCAAGGAAGTTAAGGGGATTCAGTTATCTTTGGCAGACAGATAAGACGTTATAAGCGGTTATAAGTTTATAACATATATAGAGACAGACGAATCGGCCTTCAAGAATTCGTCAAAGCAACGCAAAAcatttcccaaaaaatgaagttGCATCCGCACCTCCCACCTTCTACCACAGCACAGATGCTGCAACAGACTGAAAAATAAGACACTCGAAACCGCCTCTTTATGTAGTTTATGGCTCCTTTCTACACTGCGAGTCATCCTTCACAATTTCAACAAGTTTTCCATCGCGTCTGCCGGATGGGAGGCGACCGAGAAAGGTTCTCAGCAGTAACATTGAAACTGCATCTGTCTCAAGTGCTTGGCAGTCTGGCAAACTCTCCAACACGCTCAAGTTGAGTCTCTACGCAGGTGACACACTACATACTATAAGCCACATTAAACTacataatttataattttttttattggttttaaGTTCATAATGGGCAATTCGGAATCACAAGCTATCAACTTCACTGTTGTAGACAGGTGGCAAGATGTTGATGAAGTGCTTAATCACGCTGCGCCTGGTGATCTGATCGAGTTCCGCCGTACCATGGGCCTGTATGGTCATTGGGCCGTCTACATCGGTGACGGAGAGGTCGTCAACTACGGTCGCAAAAACCCTAGAACTTCTCTAGTTCAAAAAGAGTCTTTACGCCTCGTGGCTGAAGGGGGTGGATGTCGAATTAATAACTTGACTTCCGCCGCCAGATCCAAAAATCTGACTTCTTTTAGCCAGTCCGAGATTGTTCGACGTGCGACGAGCCACATCGGCGAAGAATCGGATTACAATTTAATTGATCACAACTGCGAAGTCTTTGCAACAAAGTGCCGCTACGGTACAGGGTTCACTTGTCAACCGTCAGAGAGGTTGATTGATGTTGGGCACGTTGTTAGCGGTGGAGGAGCCATGGGTTACGCCGCTGGTAGACGGGCGGTTGCCGAAGGGAGGTGGACTGAAGAGGAAGTCGCAGACTACCTTTGGGATTCTGCCAATAGTATGTATTATTAACTGAATGATATGTATTATTATTGATCAAGAATCGACCATGTCTTGTCTTTACGTATTGATTTATTCAGCCGGGCAACAGCTTAATTGCAAGATTctaaagttttttatttctaattacATTTGCTTGGATTGAAATACATAATTTATGGTTGCAAAATTGCAAtctgttttcctattttttcttgACACCAATTAAgagttaaattaaatatttcggCAGCGCGATGCGTATCATAAGGACAGTTCCAACGATTTATTAATGGAATCGGTCATCAAATCAATAAGAAAAGGATCTTCCTGTGCTATTTTGGCATCGTCGACGAAATCAGTCAGTGCTTTTTGTGTTACTTGTTCGATGTGATTGTTTATTAAATCGAAGATCTTGATCAACCCTGCGTAATTTGTGTAAAATTGACTTAATTTGCTCAGTCCGTCTCCCAAGAGATTAATAATCTCATTTcggcttatttctttttcgacatCAACgtgcatttttttcaatcttctAATGAATAAGAGGTAATTGAATAAGTCGTTTGGTTACCTTTCCATTTCTTGAGCGGAATTTTTTTGAGCGGAATTTCCAAGGAAGGAAATGGGATTAATTTCTCTTTGGCAGACAGATAAGACGTTATAAGTTTATAACATAATAGAGACAGACAAATCAGCCTTCAAGAATTCGTCAAAGCAACGCAAAAcatttcccaaaaaatgaagttGCATCCGCACCTCCCACCTTCTACCACAGCACAGATGCTGCAACAGACTGAAAAATAAGACACTCGAGACCCAGCCTCTCTATGTAGTTTATGGCTCCTTTCCAACCGCGGCTGCCGGATGGGAGGCGACCGAGAAAGGTTCTCAGCAGTAACATTGACACTATAGCCAAGGGCGACCGTGTTGAATATGGCAATTGAATGCGTCAACTCCCACAAATAAAGACACCAGGATATTGCAGTCTCGGTTACGATGTTTACTACATTCTCAGCTCTGCTGGAAAGGCAGAACGCCCCACTTTCAACCACTCGCGACTTTACACCCACTTGGAACTTTTCCCGTCGATAACAACATGGCAAATTCATCTCGTCTTTTATTTCtcggaaaaagagaaacaaaaatcatgaCATTATTATTGTAACGCTCCACTGTTAAAACGGTTCCTAAATTTTCGGGGTTGCCAACCACGAAAAAAACGGAACGCCCCCGAAATTTTCGCATGTAGCCTAAATTTTCGTGGTTATTGGCACGAAGTCCGCTGTTCTTAACATAACCTCTAAATATTGGTAGTTGCAAGCCCCAAAAATGCATGGttacaataattaaaaatgtggatgaaggaaaagatgaaaaatgttttattcacAGTACCATTCGAAGCATGTTAGTTTTTGAAGTGAGATATAAATGTTTAGTACGGTGGAAACATGGTTTGTGAAGAGTGTAAACGGAATAATCAGACAATTgtttgggagagagagacataTGGAAATTATCTTCTCTCTTGACAACTACAAAAGACTGGAAATGTTTATCAAATCTAACTGCTCGGTAGATTTCACAAACGAACACGAACTCACCATcatgagaaaaaatattgacaatcAAACCAAATGCACTTTCTTAACCTCAGTTACTGCACTATAAACATCCTCAAAGTTTAAAATTCTCtccaattgttttaaaatggggACATAAATATACTTTTTTGGCTTAAAATGTTGATCCTTTCCAGTTTTGTGACGACCGAAATCTACTGCCTGAATAGGGAGGACGATGTTTACTGGTTCAATCATTCCTGtgtaaatatcaataattttcaactAACACATGAttcaatatgaaaaaaaatataatcacTACTAACCAAAGTGTTTAACAAAGTATTTGTTTTGAGTAGACTGGTgtttgagttgagcaaacggGGTTTCCTTGCAATCCAAAAGACTAGACAAAGCTGACATGGggtcaaatttgttttccacAATTAGTCGGATAGCTTCTTGTAGGTTGGCTTTTATAGCATTGTTCAATAATTCTGTTCCAGCAGTCATGATGTACTGAATATTTACTTGTGTCAACTTTTGTTCAGCTAAAAGCTTTAGAACAAAATTAGCAGAACTTAAGCCCAAGTCGATTTGAGGTAAAAGTTTTGATCCAACATCATGGCCAGTATTTGTCGGAACATCTAAATGTAAAAACAGTTACAATAAGTTTAAGACTACAATAAACCTGAATTTACCATTACCTAATTTCTCTGTTGAGTCAATATTATCTGAGTTAACGATACTTTCAATGTCACCTTGCTCACTGTGTGTgccatttgaatttctttctatCACATTCGAAGGAACAGCGAAAAA
The sequence above is drawn from the Daphnia pulicaria isolate SC F1-1A chromosome 1, SC_F0-13Bv2, whole genome shotgun sequence genome and encodes:
- the LOC124317114 gene encoding phospholipase A and acyltransferase 2-like; its protein translation is MGNSESQAINFTVVDRWQDVDEVLNHAAPGDLIEFRRTMGLYGHWAVYIGDGEVVNYGRKNPRTSLVQKESLRLVAEGGGCRINNLTSAARSKNLTSFSQSEIVRRATSHIGEESDYNLIDHNCEVFATKCRYGTGFTCQPSERLIDVGHVVSGGGAMGYAAGRRAVAEGRWTEEEVADYLWDSANSMYY
- the LOC124316395 gene encoding uncharacterized protein LOC124316395 encodes the protein MLSHLSTIHVQDKNFTSPCLYTTQCFHKENFKTVSGLKQHLRRFHLTFFAVPSNVIERNSNGTHSEQGDIESIVNSDNIDSTEKLDVPTNTGHDVGSKLLPQIDLGLSSANFVLKLLAEQKLTQVNIQYIMTAGTELLNNAIKANLQEAIRLIVENKFDPMSALSSLLDCKETPFAQLKHQSTQNKYFVKHFGMIEPVNIVLPIQAVDFGRHKTGKDQHFKPKKYIYVPILKQLERILNFEDVYSAVTEVKKVHLV